Proteins from a single region of Felis catus isolate Fca126 chromosome B4, F.catus_Fca126_mat1.0, whole genome shotgun sequence:
- the SBF1 gene encoding myotubularin-related protein 5 isoform X2, whose product MARLADYFVLVAFGPHPRGSGEGQGQILQRFPEKDWEDNPFPQGIELFCQPSGWQLCPERNPPTFFVAVLTDINSERHYCACLTFWEPAEPTQEVVCTEDTTEREEEADEGGPVQLSPVTPGPPGQLFAPKTLVLVSRLDHAEVFRNSLGLIYTIHVEGLNVGLENVIGNLLTCIIPLAGGSQRTISLGAGDRQVIQTPLADSLPISRCSVALLFRQLGITNVLSLFCAALTEHKVLFLSRSYQRLSDACRGLLALLFPLRYSFTYVPILPAQLLEVLSTPTPFIIGVNAAFQAETQELLDVIVADLDGGTVTVPECVHIPPLPEPLQSQTHSVLSMVLDPELELADLAFPPPSANASSLKMQDKELRAVFLRLFAQLLQGYRWCLHMVRIHPEPVIRFHKAAFLGQRGLVEDDFLMKVLEGMAFAGFVSERGVPYRPTDLFDELVAHEVARMRADENHPQRVLRHVKELAEQLYKNENPYPAVAMHKVQKPGEASHLRRAPRPFPRLDEGVVQWIVDQATAKMQGAPPAVKAERRTTVPSGPPMTAILERSSGLHGNSARRLEVVRNCISYVFEGKMLEAKKLLPAVLRALKGRAARRCLTQELHLHVQQNRAVLDHQQFDFVVRMMNCCLQDCTSLDEHGIAAALLPLVTAFCRKLSPGVTQFAYSCVQEHVVWSTPQFWEAMFYGDVQTHIRALYLEPAEDRDHLQGGELSAREDERSALDVASEQRRLWPTLSREKQQELVQKEESTVFSQAIHYANRMSYLLLPLDSSKSRLLRERAGLGDLESASNSLVTNSMAGSVAESYDTESGFEDAETCDVAGAVVRFINRFVDKVCTESGVTSDHLKGLHVMVPDIVQMHIETLEAVHRESKRLPPIQKPKLLRPRLLPGEECVLDGLRVYLLPDGREEGAGGSGGGPALLPAEGAVFLTTYRVIFTGMPTDPLVGEQVVVRSFPVAALTKEKRISVQTPVDQLLQDGLQLRSCTFQLLKMAFDEEVGSDSAELFRKQLHKLRYPPDIRGTFAFTLGSAHTPGRPPRATKDKGPSLRTLSRNLVKNAKRTIGRQYVTRKKYNPPSWEQRGQPPPDDQEDEISVSEELEPSTLTPSSALKPSDRMTMSSLVERACCRDYQRLGLGTLSSSLSRAKSEPFRISPVNRMYAICRSYPGLLIVPQSVQDNALQRVSRCYRQNRFPVVCWRSGRSKAVLLRSGGLHGKGVVGLFKAQNAPSPGQSQADSGSLEQEKYLQAVVSSMPRYADSSGRNTLSGFSSTHVGSHVPSPRARVTTLSNPMAASASRRTTPRGKWGSVRASGRSGGLGVDVGSRLAGRDMLTPPQANGAPPDPGFLRPQRAALYIIGDKAQLKGVRPDPLQQWELVPIEVFEARQVKASFKKLLKACVPGCPAAEPGPASFLRSLEDSEWLTQIHKLLQVSVLVVELLDSGSSVLVSLEDGWDITTQVVSLVQLLSDPFYRTLEGFRLLVEKEWLSFGHRFSHRGAHTLAGQSSGLTPVFLQFLDCVHQVYLQFPMEFEFSPFYLKFLGYHHASRRFRTFLLDSDYERIELGLLYEEKGERRGQQACRSVWEYVDRLSKRTPVFYNYMYAPEDTEVLRPYSNVSNLKVWDFYTEETLAEGPPYDWELAQGPPEPPEEERPDGGAPQSRRRVVWPCYDSRPRAQPDAISRLLEELQRLETELGRPPERWKDTWDRVKAAQRLEGRPDGRGTPSSLLVSSVPHHRRSLGVYLQEGPVGSTLSLSLDSDQSSGSTASGSRQAARRSTSTLYSQFQTAESENRSYEGTLYKKGAFMKPWKARWFVLDKTKHQLRYYDHRVDTECKGVIDLAEVEAVAPGTPTMGAPKTVDEKAFFDVKTTRRVYNFCAQDVPSAQQWVDQIQSCLSDA is encoded by the exons GGAGTGGGGAAGGCCAGGGCCAGATCCTGCAGCGCTTCCCAGAGAAGGACTGGGAAGACAACCCGTTCCCCCAGGGCATCGAGCTG TTTTGCCAGCCCAGTGGGTGGCAGCTGTGTCCTGAGAGGAACCCACCAACCTTCTTTGTTGCTGTCCTCACCGACATCAACTCTGAGCGGCACTACTGCGCCTGCCTGACCTTCTGGGAGCCAGCGGAGCCCACACAG GAAGTGGTGTGCACAGAGGACACCAccgagagggaggaggaggcggacGAGGGTGGCCCGGTGCAACTCTCCCCTGTGACGCCTGGCCCACCTGGCCAGCTGTTCGCACCAAAGACACTGGTGCTGGTATCTCGACTGGACCACGCGGAGGTGTTCAGG AACAGCCTGGGTCTCATTTACACCATCCACGTGGAGGGCCTGAACGTGGGCCTGGAGAACGTGATCGGGAACCTGCTCACATGCATCATCCCCCTGGCTGGGGGCTCACAG AGAACCATCTCTTTGGGGGCTGGCGACCGGCAGGTTATCCAGACCCCGCTCGCTGACTCGCTGCCCATCAGCCGCTGCAGCGTGGCCCTGCTCTTCCGCCAGCTGG GCATCACCAACGTGCTGTCTTTGTTCTGCGCCGCACTCACCGAGCACAAGGTGCTCTTCCTGTCCCGGAGCTACCAGCGCCTCTCGGACGCCTGCCGGGGGCTCCTGGCGCTGCTCTTCCCCCTCAGATACAG CTTCACCTACGTGCCCATCCTGCCGGCACAGCTCTTGGAGGTGCTCAGCACACCCACCCCCTTCATCATCGGGGTCAACGCGGCCTTCCAGGCAGAGACCCAAGAGCTG CTGGATGTGATCGTCGCTGATCTCGATGGAGGGACGGTGACTGTCCCCGAGTGTGTGCACATTCCACCCCTGCCGGAGCCCCTGCAGAGCCAGACACACAGCGTGCTGAGCATG GTCCTGGACCCGGAGCTGGAGCTGGCAGACCTCGCCTTCCCACCGCCCTCAGCCAACGCTTCTTCCCTGAAGATGCAG GACAAGGAACTGCGTGCCGTCTTTCTACGGCTCTTTGCTCAGCTCCTGCAGGGCTATCGTTGGTGTCTGCACATGGTCCGCATCCACCCGGAGCCTGTCATCCGCTTTCATAAG GCAGCCTTCCTGGGCCAGCGAGGGCTGGTGGAGGATGACTTCCTGATGAAGGTGCTGGAGGGCATGGCCTTTGCAGGCTTCGTGTCGGAGCGTGGGGTCCCTTACCGTCCTACGGACCTGTTTGATGAG ctggTGGCTCATGAGGTGGCACGGATGCGGGCGGATGAGAACCACCCCCAGCGCGTCCTGCGTCACGTCAAAGAACTGGCGGAGCAGCTTTACAAGAAT GAGAACCCATATCCCGCCGTGGCTATGCACAAGGTACAGAAGCCGGGGGAGGCCAGCCACCTGCGGCGGgcgccccgccccttcccccggCTGGATGAAGGCGTGGTGCAGTGGATCGTGGACCAGGCCACGGCCAAGATGCAGGGCGCACCCCCGGCCGTGAAGGCTGAAAGGAGGACCACTGTGCCCTCGGGGCCTCCCATGA CCGCCATACTGGAGCGGAGCAGCGGGCTCCACGGCAACAGCGCACGGCGGCTGGAGGTGGTTCGAAACTGCATCTCTTACGTGTTCGAGGGGAAGATGCTGGAGGCCAAGAAG CTACTTCCAGCTGTGCTGAGGGCTCTGAAAGGGCGCGCGGCCCGCCGCTGCCTCACCCAGGAGCTGCACCTGCACGTGCAACAGAACCGGGCGGTCCTGGACCACCAGCAGTTTGACTTCGTTGTCCGAATGATGAACTGCTGCCTGCAG GACTGTACCTCCCTGGACGAGCACGGCATCGCGGCCGCCCTGCTGCCCCTGGTCACGGCCTTCTGCCGG AAGCTGAGCCCGGGAGTGACCCAGTTCGCATACAGCTGCGTGCAGGAGCACGTGGTGTGGAGCACACCGCAGTTCTGGGAGGCCATGTTCTACGGGGACGTGCAGACCCACATCCGGGCCCTCTACCTGGAGCCCGCCGAGGACCGAGACCACCTGCAG GGTGGGGAGCTGTCTGCACGGGAGGACGAGCGCTCTGCCCTGGACGTGGCATCTGAGCAGCGGCGCCTGTGGCCGACCCTGAGCCGCGAGAAGCAGCAGGAGCTGGTGCAGAAGGAGGAGAGCACGGTGTTCAGCCAGGCCATCCACTACGCCAACCGCATGAGCTACCTGCTGCTGCCCCTGGACAGCAGCAAGAGCCGCCTGCTGCGGGAGCGCGCGGGGCTGGGCGACCTGGAGAGTGCCAGCAACAGCCTGGTCACCAACAG CATGGCGGGCAGCGTGGCGGAGAGCTACGACACAGAAAGCGGCTTTGAGGACGCGGAGACCTGCGACGTGGCCGGGGCCGTGGTCCGCTTCATCAACCGCTTTGTGGACAAGGTCTGCACAGAGAGTGGGGTCACCAGCGACCACCTCAAGGGGCTGCATGTCATGGTGCCAG ACATCGTCCAGATGCACATTGAGACCCTGGAGGCCGTGCACCGCGAGAGCAAGAGGCTGCCCCCCATCCAGAAG CCCAAACTGCTGCGGCCACGCCTGCTGCCCGGCGAGGAGTGTGTGCTGGACGGCCTGCGTGTCTACCTGCTGCCAGATGGGCGTGAGGAGGGTGCGGGGGGCAGCGGGGGAGGCCCCGCTCTGCTCCCGGCCGAGGGCGCCGTCTTCCTTACCACGTACCGGGTCATCTTCACGGGGATGCCCACCGACCCCCTGG TCGGGGAACAGGTGGTGGTCCGCTCCTTCCCGGTGGCCGCGCTGACCAAGGAGAAGCGCATCAGCGTGCAGACCCCTGTGGACCAGCTCCTGCAGGACGGGCTGCAGCTGCGTTCCTGCACATTCCAG CTGCTAAAGATGGCCTTCGACGAGGAGGTGGGGTCCGACAGCGCCGAGCTCTTCCGCAAGCAGCTGCACAAGCTGCGGTACCCGCCAGACATCAGGGGCACCTTTGCCTTCACCCTGGGCTCTGCCCACACGCCGGGCCGGCCGCCCCGCGCCACCAAGGACAAGGGCCCTTCCCTCAG AACCCTGTCCCGGAACCTCGTGAAGAATGCCAAGAGGACCATCGGACGGCAGTACGTCACTCGGAAGAAGTACAACCCCCCGAGCTGGGAGCAGCGGGGCCAGCCACCTCCTGATGACCAGGAGGACGAGATCTCAG TGTCGGAGGAGCTGGAGCCCAGCACGCTGACCCCTTCCTCGGCCCTGAAGCCCTCGGATCGCATGACCATGAGCAGCCTGGTGGAGCGGGCGTGCTGCCGGGACTACCAGCGTCTGGGGCTGGGCACGCTGAGCAGTAGCCTGAGCCGAGCCAAGTCCGAGCCTTTCCGGATCTCCCCGGTCAACCGCATGTACGCCATCTGCCGCAG CTACCCGGGGCTGCTGATCGTCCCCCAGAGCGTCCAGGACAACGCCCTGCAGCGAGTCTCCCGCTGCTACCGCCAGAACCGGTTCCCCGTGGTGTGCTGGCGCAGCGGGCGCTCCAAGGCCGTGCTGCTGCGCTCCGGGGGCCTGCACGGCAAGGGTGTCGTTGGCCTGTTCAAGGCCCAGAACGCGCCCTCTCCAG gCCAGTCCCAGGCGGACTCGGGCAGCTTAGAGCAGGAGAAGTACCTGCAGGCCGTGGTCAGCTCCATGCCCCGCTACGCAGACTCGTCAGGGCGCAATACCCTCAGCGGCTTCTCCTCCACCCACGTGGGCAGCCACG TGCCCAGCCCCAGAGCCAGGGTCACCACGCTGTCCAACCCCATGGCGGCCTCGGCCTCCAGACGGACCACTCCCCGAG GTAAATGGGGCAGTGTCCGGGCCAGTGGGCGCAGCGGCGGGCTCGGCGTTGATGTGGGCTCCCGGCTGGCAGGCAGAGACATGCTGACCCCTCCCCAGGCTAATGGGGCCCCCCCTGACCCAGGCTTTCTGCGGCCTCAGCGTGCAGCCCTCTACATCATTGGGGACAAAGCCCAGCTCAAG GGCGTGCGGCCAGATCCCTTGCAGCAGTGGGAGCTGGTGCCCATCGAGGTGTTTGAGGCACGGCAGGTGAAGGCCAGCTTCAAAAAGCTGCTGAAGGCATGTGTCCCCGGCTGCCCTGCCGCCGAGCCcggccctgcctccttcctgcgCTCGCTGGAGGACTCGGAGTGGTTGACCCAG ATCCACAAGCTGCTGCAGGTCTCGGTGCTGGTGGTGGAGCTCCTCGACTCGGGCTCCTCCGTCCTGGTGAGCCTGGAGGACGGCTGGGACATCACCACCCAG GTGGTGTCTCTGGTGCAGCTGCTGTCAGATCCCTTCTACCGCACCCTGGAGGGCTTCCGCCTGCTGGTGGAGAAGGAGTGGCTGTCGTTCGGCCATCGCTTCAGCCACCGCGGGGCCCACACCCTGGCTGGGCAGAGCAGCGGCCTCACGCCCGTCTTCCTGCAGTTCCTGGACTGCGTGCACCAG GTCTACCTGCAGTTCCCCATGGAGTTCGAGTTCAGCCCCTTCTACCTCAAGTTCCTTGGCTACCACCACGCGTCCCGCCGCTTCAGGACCTTTCTGCTCGATTCGGACTACGAGCGCATCGAGCTGG GGCTGCTGTACGAGGAGAAGGGAGAGCGCAGGGGCCAGCAGGCGTGCAGGTCCGTGTGGGAGTACGTGGACCGGCTGAGCAAGAGGACGCCTGTGTTCTACAACTACATGTATGCGCCTGAGGACACAGAG GTCCTGCGGCCCTACAGCAACGTGTCCAACCTGAAGGTGTGGGACTTCTACACCGAGGAGACGCTGGCCGAGGGCCCGCCCTATGACTGGGAGCTGGCCCAGGGGCCCCCTGAGCCCCCAGAAGAAGAGCGGCCCGATGGGGGAGCTCCCCAGAGCAGGCGTCGTGTGGTGTGGCCCTGCTACGACAGCCGCCCCCGAGCCCAGCCAGATGCCATCTCGCGCCTCCTGGAG GAGCTACAGCGGCTGGAGACAGAGCTGGGGCGACCCCCTGAACGCTGGAAGGACACCTGGGACCGGGTGAAGGCTGCACAGCGCCTGGAAGGCCGGCCAGATGGACGT ggCACCCCCAGCTCCCTGCTGGTGTCCAGCGTGCCCCACCACCGCCGCTCGCTAGGTGTGTACCTGCAGGAGGGGCCtgtgggctccactctgagcctcagcctgGACAGCGACCAGAGCAGCGGCTCAACAGCATCCGGCTCCCGGCAGGCCGCCCGCCGCAGCACCAGCACCTTGTACAGCCAGTTCCAGACAGCTGAGAGTGAGAACAG GTCCTACGAGGGTACCCTGTACAAGAAGGGGGCCTTCATGAAGCCCTGGAAGGCCCGCTGGTTCGTTCTGGACAAGACCAAGCACCAG ctCCGCTACTATGACCACCGTGTGGATACGGAGTGCAAGGGTGTCATCGATCTGGCCGAAGTGGAAGCAGTGGCTCCTGGCACTCCTACCATGGGGGCCCCCAAGACCGTGGACGAGAAAGCCTTCTTTGAC GTGAAGACGACGCGTCGCGTTTACAACTTCTGTGCCCAGGACGTGCCCTCAGCCCAGCAGTGGGTGGACCAGATCCAGAGCTGCCTGTCAGATGCctga
- the SBF1 gene encoding myotubularin-related protein 5 isoform X3 produces the protein MARLADYFVLVAFGPHPRGSGEGQGQILQRFPEKDWEDNPFPQGIELFCQPSGWQLCPERNPPTFFVAVLTDINSERHYCACLTFWEPAEPTQEVVCTEDTTEREEEADEGGPVQLSPVTPGPPGQLFAPKTLVLVSRLDHAEVFRNSLGLIYTIHVEGLNVGLENVIGNLLTCIIPLAGGSQRTISLGAGDRQVIQTPLADSLPISRCSVALLFRQLGITNVLSLFCAALTEHKVLFLSRSYQRLSDACRGLLALLFPLRYSFTYVPILPAQLLEVLSTPTPFIIGVNAAFQAETQELLDVIVADLDGGTVTVPECVHIPPLPEPLQSQTHSVLSMVLDPELELADLAFPPPSANASSLKMQDKELRAVFLRLFAQLLQGYRWCLHMVRIHPEPVIRFHKAAFLGQRGLVEDDFLMKVLEGMAFAGFVSERGVPYRPTDLFDELVAHEVARMRADENHPQRVLRHVKELAEQLYKNENPYPAVAMHKVQKPGEASHLRRAPRPFPRLDEGVVQWIVDQATAKMQGAPPAVKAERRTTVPSGPPMTAILERSSGLHGNSARRLEVVRNCISYVFEGKMLEAKKLLPAVLRALKGRAARRCLTQELHLHVQQNRAVLDHQQFDFVVRMMNCCLQDCTSLDEHGIAAALLPLVTAFCRKLSPGVTQFAYSCVQEHVVWSTPQFWEAMFYGDVQTHIRALYLEPAEDRDHLQGGELSAREDERSALDVASEQRRLWPTLSREKQQELVQKEESTVFSQAIHYANRMSYLLLPLDSSKSRLLRERAGLGDLESASNSLVTNSMAGSVAESYDTESGFEDAETCDVAGAVVRFINRFVDKVCTESGVTSDHLKGLHVMVPDIVQMHIETLEAVHRESKRLPPIQKPKLLRPRLLPGEECVLDGLRVYLLPDGREEGAGGSGGGPALLPAEGAVFLTTYRVIFTGMPTDPLVGEQVVVRSFPVAALTKEKRISVQTPVDQLLQDGLQLRSCTFQLLKMAFDEEVGSDSAELFRKQLHKLRYPPDIRGTFAFTLGSAHTPGRPPRATKDKGPSLRTLSRNLVKNAKRTIGRQYVTRKKYNPPSWEQRGQPPPDDQEDEISVSEELEPSTLTPSSALKPSDRMTMSSLVERACCRDYQRLGLGTLSSSLSRAKSEPFRISPVNRMYAICRSYPGLLIVPQSVQDNALQRVSRCYRQNRFPVVCWRSGRSKAVLLRSGGLHGKGVVGLFKAQNAPSPGQSQADSGSLEQEKYLQAVVSSMPRYADSSGRNTLSGFSSTHVGSHGKWGSVRASGRSGGLGVDVGSRLAGRDMLTPPQANGAPPDPGFLRPQRAALYIIGDKAQLKGVRPDPLQQWELVPIEVFEARQVKASFKKLLKACVPGCPAAEPGPASFLRSLEDSEWLTQIHKLLQVSVLVVELLDSGSSVLVSLEDGWDITTQVVSLVQLLSDPFYRTLEGFRLLVEKEWLSFGHRFSHRGAHTLAGQSSGLTPVFLQFLDCVHQVYLQFPMEFEFSPFYLKFLGYHHASRRFRTFLLDSDYERIELGLLYEEKGERRGQQACRSVWEYVDRLSKRTPVFYNYMYAPEDTEVLRPYSNVSNLKVWDFYTEETLAEGPPYDWELAQGPPEPPEEERPDGGAPQSRRRVVWPCYDSRPRAQPDAISRLLEELQRLETELGRPPERWKDTWDRVKAAQRLEGRPDGRGTPSSLLVSSVPHHRRSLGVYLQEGPVGSTLSLSLDSDQSSGSTASGSRQAARRSTSTLYSQFQTAESENRSYEGTLYKKGAFMKPWKARWFVLDKTKHQLRYYDHRVDTECKGVIDLAEVEAVAPGTPTMGAPKTVDEKAFFDVKTTRRVYNFCAQDVPSAQQWVDQIQSCLSDA, from the exons GGAGTGGGGAAGGCCAGGGCCAGATCCTGCAGCGCTTCCCAGAGAAGGACTGGGAAGACAACCCGTTCCCCCAGGGCATCGAGCTG TTTTGCCAGCCCAGTGGGTGGCAGCTGTGTCCTGAGAGGAACCCACCAACCTTCTTTGTTGCTGTCCTCACCGACATCAACTCTGAGCGGCACTACTGCGCCTGCCTGACCTTCTGGGAGCCAGCGGAGCCCACACAG GAAGTGGTGTGCACAGAGGACACCAccgagagggaggaggaggcggacGAGGGTGGCCCGGTGCAACTCTCCCCTGTGACGCCTGGCCCACCTGGCCAGCTGTTCGCACCAAAGACACTGGTGCTGGTATCTCGACTGGACCACGCGGAGGTGTTCAGG AACAGCCTGGGTCTCATTTACACCATCCACGTGGAGGGCCTGAACGTGGGCCTGGAGAACGTGATCGGGAACCTGCTCACATGCATCATCCCCCTGGCTGGGGGCTCACAG AGAACCATCTCTTTGGGGGCTGGCGACCGGCAGGTTATCCAGACCCCGCTCGCTGACTCGCTGCCCATCAGCCGCTGCAGCGTGGCCCTGCTCTTCCGCCAGCTGG GCATCACCAACGTGCTGTCTTTGTTCTGCGCCGCACTCACCGAGCACAAGGTGCTCTTCCTGTCCCGGAGCTACCAGCGCCTCTCGGACGCCTGCCGGGGGCTCCTGGCGCTGCTCTTCCCCCTCAGATACAG CTTCACCTACGTGCCCATCCTGCCGGCACAGCTCTTGGAGGTGCTCAGCACACCCACCCCCTTCATCATCGGGGTCAACGCGGCCTTCCAGGCAGAGACCCAAGAGCTG CTGGATGTGATCGTCGCTGATCTCGATGGAGGGACGGTGACTGTCCCCGAGTGTGTGCACATTCCACCCCTGCCGGAGCCCCTGCAGAGCCAGACACACAGCGTGCTGAGCATG GTCCTGGACCCGGAGCTGGAGCTGGCAGACCTCGCCTTCCCACCGCCCTCAGCCAACGCTTCTTCCCTGAAGATGCAG GACAAGGAACTGCGTGCCGTCTTTCTACGGCTCTTTGCTCAGCTCCTGCAGGGCTATCGTTGGTGTCTGCACATGGTCCGCATCCACCCGGAGCCTGTCATCCGCTTTCATAAG GCAGCCTTCCTGGGCCAGCGAGGGCTGGTGGAGGATGACTTCCTGATGAAGGTGCTGGAGGGCATGGCCTTTGCAGGCTTCGTGTCGGAGCGTGGGGTCCCTTACCGTCCTACGGACCTGTTTGATGAG ctggTGGCTCATGAGGTGGCACGGATGCGGGCGGATGAGAACCACCCCCAGCGCGTCCTGCGTCACGTCAAAGAACTGGCGGAGCAGCTTTACAAGAAT GAGAACCCATATCCCGCCGTGGCTATGCACAAGGTACAGAAGCCGGGGGAGGCCAGCCACCTGCGGCGGgcgccccgccccttcccccggCTGGATGAAGGCGTGGTGCAGTGGATCGTGGACCAGGCCACGGCCAAGATGCAGGGCGCACCCCCGGCCGTGAAGGCTGAAAGGAGGACCACTGTGCCCTCGGGGCCTCCCATGA CCGCCATACTGGAGCGGAGCAGCGGGCTCCACGGCAACAGCGCACGGCGGCTGGAGGTGGTTCGAAACTGCATCTCTTACGTGTTCGAGGGGAAGATGCTGGAGGCCAAGAAG CTACTTCCAGCTGTGCTGAGGGCTCTGAAAGGGCGCGCGGCCCGCCGCTGCCTCACCCAGGAGCTGCACCTGCACGTGCAACAGAACCGGGCGGTCCTGGACCACCAGCAGTTTGACTTCGTTGTCCGAATGATGAACTGCTGCCTGCAG GACTGTACCTCCCTGGACGAGCACGGCATCGCGGCCGCCCTGCTGCCCCTGGTCACGGCCTTCTGCCGG AAGCTGAGCCCGGGAGTGACCCAGTTCGCATACAGCTGCGTGCAGGAGCACGTGGTGTGGAGCACACCGCAGTTCTGGGAGGCCATGTTCTACGGGGACGTGCAGACCCACATCCGGGCCCTCTACCTGGAGCCCGCCGAGGACCGAGACCACCTGCAG GGTGGGGAGCTGTCTGCACGGGAGGACGAGCGCTCTGCCCTGGACGTGGCATCTGAGCAGCGGCGCCTGTGGCCGACCCTGAGCCGCGAGAAGCAGCAGGAGCTGGTGCAGAAGGAGGAGAGCACGGTGTTCAGCCAGGCCATCCACTACGCCAACCGCATGAGCTACCTGCTGCTGCCCCTGGACAGCAGCAAGAGCCGCCTGCTGCGGGAGCGCGCGGGGCTGGGCGACCTGGAGAGTGCCAGCAACAGCCTGGTCACCAACAG CATGGCGGGCAGCGTGGCGGAGAGCTACGACACAGAAAGCGGCTTTGAGGACGCGGAGACCTGCGACGTGGCCGGGGCCGTGGTCCGCTTCATCAACCGCTTTGTGGACAAGGTCTGCACAGAGAGTGGGGTCACCAGCGACCACCTCAAGGGGCTGCATGTCATGGTGCCAG ACATCGTCCAGATGCACATTGAGACCCTGGAGGCCGTGCACCGCGAGAGCAAGAGGCTGCCCCCCATCCAGAAG CCCAAACTGCTGCGGCCACGCCTGCTGCCCGGCGAGGAGTGTGTGCTGGACGGCCTGCGTGTCTACCTGCTGCCAGATGGGCGTGAGGAGGGTGCGGGGGGCAGCGGGGGAGGCCCCGCTCTGCTCCCGGCCGAGGGCGCCGTCTTCCTTACCACGTACCGGGTCATCTTCACGGGGATGCCCACCGACCCCCTGG TCGGGGAACAGGTGGTGGTCCGCTCCTTCCCGGTGGCCGCGCTGACCAAGGAGAAGCGCATCAGCGTGCAGACCCCTGTGGACCAGCTCCTGCAGGACGGGCTGCAGCTGCGTTCCTGCACATTCCAG CTGCTAAAGATGGCCTTCGACGAGGAGGTGGGGTCCGACAGCGCCGAGCTCTTCCGCAAGCAGCTGCACAAGCTGCGGTACCCGCCAGACATCAGGGGCACCTTTGCCTTCACCCTGGGCTCTGCCCACACGCCGGGCCGGCCGCCCCGCGCCACCAAGGACAAGGGCCCTTCCCTCAG AACCCTGTCCCGGAACCTCGTGAAGAATGCCAAGAGGACCATCGGACGGCAGTACGTCACTCGGAAGAAGTACAACCCCCCGAGCTGGGAGCAGCGGGGCCAGCCACCTCCTGATGACCAGGAGGACGAGATCTCAG TGTCGGAGGAGCTGGAGCCCAGCACGCTGACCCCTTCCTCGGCCCTGAAGCCCTCGGATCGCATGACCATGAGCAGCCTGGTGGAGCGGGCGTGCTGCCGGGACTACCAGCGTCTGGGGCTGGGCACGCTGAGCAGTAGCCTGAGCCGAGCCAAGTCCGAGCCTTTCCGGATCTCCCCGGTCAACCGCATGTACGCCATCTGCCGCAG CTACCCGGGGCTGCTGATCGTCCCCCAGAGCGTCCAGGACAACGCCCTGCAGCGAGTCTCCCGCTGCTACCGCCAGAACCGGTTCCCCGTGGTGTGCTGGCGCAGCGGGCGCTCCAAGGCCGTGCTGCTGCGCTCCGGGGGCCTGCACGGCAAGGGTGTCGTTGGCCTGTTCAAGGCCCAGAACGCGCCCTCTCCAG gCCAGTCCCAGGCGGACTCGGGCAGCTTAGAGCAGGAGAAGTACCTGCAGGCCGTGGTCAGCTCCATGCCCCGCTACGCAGACTCGTCAGGGCGCAATACCCTCAGCGGCTTCTCCTCCACCCACGTGGGCAGCCACG GTAAATGGGGCAGTGTCCGGGCCAGTGGGCGCAGCGGCGGGCTCGGCGTTGATGTGGGCTCCCGGCTGGCAGGCAGAGACATGCTGACCCCTCCCCAGGCTAATGGGGCCCCCCCTGACCCAGGCTTTCTGCGGCCTCAGCGTGCAGCCCTCTACATCATTGGGGACAAAGCCCAGCTCAAG GGCGTGCGGCCAGATCCCTTGCAGCAGTGGGAGCTGGTGCCCATCGAGGTGTTTGAGGCACGGCAGGTGAAGGCCAGCTTCAAAAAGCTGCTGAAGGCATGTGTCCCCGGCTGCCCTGCCGCCGAGCCcggccctgcctccttcctgcgCTCGCTGGAGGACTCGGAGTGGTTGACCCAG ATCCACAAGCTGCTGCAGGTCTCGGTGCTGGTGGTGGAGCTCCTCGACTCGGGCTCCTCCGTCCTGGTGAGCCTGGAGGACGGCTGGGACATCACCACCCAG GTGGTGTCTCTGGTGCAGCTGCTGTCAGATCCCTTCTACCGCACCCTGGAGGGCTTCCGCCTGCTGGTGGAGAAGGAGTGGCTGTCGTTCGGCCATCGCTTCAGCCACCGCGGGGCCCACACCCTGGCTGGGCAGAGCAGCGGCCTCACGCCCGTCTTCCTGCAGTTCCTGGACTGCGTGCACCAG GTCTACCTGCAGTTCCCCATGGAGTTCGAGTTCAGCCCCTTCTACCTCAAGTTCCTTGGCTACCACCACGCGTCCCGCCGCTTCAGGACCTTTCTGCTCGATTCGGACTACGAGCGCATCGAGCTGG GGCTGCTGTACGAGGAGAAGGGAGAGCGCAGGGGCCAGCAGGCGTGCAGGTCCGTGTGGGAGTACGTGGACCGGCTGAGCAAGAGGACGCCTGTGTTCTACAACTACATGTATGCGCCTGAGGACACAGAG GTCCTGCGGCCCTACAGCAACGTGTCCAACCTGAAGGTGTGGGACTTCTACACCGAGGAGACGCTGGCCGAGGGCCCGCCCTATGACTGGGAGCTGGCCCAGGGGCCCCCTGAGCCCCCAGAAGAAGAGCGGCCCGATGGGGGAGCTCCCCAGAGCAGGCGTCGTGTGGTGTGGCCCTGCTACGACAGCCGCCCCCGAGCCCAGCCAGATGCCATCTCGCGCCTCCTGGAG GAGCTACAGCGGCTGGAGACAGAGCTGGGGCGACCCCCTGAACGCTGGAAGGACACCTGGGACCGGGTGAAGGCTGCACAGCGCCTGGAAGGCCGGCCAGATGGACGT ggCACCCCCAGCTCCCTGCTGGTGTCCAGCGTGCCCCACCACCGCCGCTCGCTAGGTGTGTACCTGCAGGAGGGGCCtgtgggctccactctgagcctcagcctgGACAGCGACCAGAGCAGCGGCTCAACAGCATCCGGCTCCCGGCAGGCCGCCCGCCGCAGCACCAGCACCTTGTACAGCCAGTTCCAGACAGCTGAGAGTGAGAACAG GTCCTACGAGGGTACCCTGTACAAGAAGGGGGCCTTCATGAAGCCCTGGAAGGCCCGCTGGTTCGTTCTGGACAAGACCAAGCACCAG ctCCGCTACTATGACCACCGTGTGGATACGGAGTGCAAGGGTGTCATCGATCTGGCCGAAGTGGAAGCAGTGGCTCCTGGCACTCCTACCATGGGGGCCCCCAAGACCGTGGACGAGAAAGCCTTCTTTGAC GTGAAGACGACGCGTCGCGTTTACAACTTCTGTGCCCAGGACGTGCCCTCAGCCCAGCAGTGGGTGGACCAGATCCAGAGCTGCCTGTCAGATGCctga